GCGGCCTTATCGTCACAACGTGGTACGGTGTGCAGACCGACTGCCCGGACGGTACTGTGGAAGAAGCTGTAAGGATCATCGGAGAGAACCATATCGACGGAGTGCTTGGGCTTGGCGGGGGGAGCGTGCTGGATACGGCAAAGGTGATCGCCGCGGCCGCAGCCAACGGGCTTGAAATTCTCGGGGAGGTGCTGGAATACCTGTCGGGGGCAAAGAGCTATGCACACCATCCTCTTCCGCTGATCCTCATGCCGACGACGACGGGAACCGGTTCGGAAAGCACCTTTGTGGCAGTCGTGACGTCAAGTGCGCTGGATGCGAAAGTAGGACTTCCGTGCGCCGCGGACTGTGCCATCGTGGACCCTGAACTCACAATGTCGGTACCTCCCTTTGTCACCGCGTTTACAGGGCTGGATGCCCTGTCCCACGCAAACGAGGCACTGGCAGAAAAGAAAAACACTCCTCATTCCGATCTTCTCGCTTTTGAGGTCGTTCGTCTTATAAAGACATATCTGCCTGCGGCCGTTGCAGACGGAAGCGACAGGGAGGCGAGGGAACACCTTGCCTTTGCGAGCAATCTTGCGGGGATCGCATTTAATGAGTCGGGGGTCCATATCGGCCATGCATGCGCGCACGCGCTGGGACATTTATATCACGTGCCCCACGGCGTCTGCTGCGCCAACCTGACCCCTGC
This is a stretch of genomic DNA from [Clostridium] hylemonae DSM 15053. It encodes these proteins:
- a CDS encoding iron-containing alcohol dehydrogenase, producing MKGKSEVRAMLRPGVYKQIAPVLFGSKMAAQAGKKAKELGVGRLLLVCDEGIRQTGMDSKMEHILKESGLIVTTWYGVQTDCPDGTVEEAVRIIGENHIDGVLGLGGGSVLDTAKVIAAAAANGLEILGEVLEYLSGAKSYAHHPLPLILMPTTTGTGSESTFVAVVTSSALDAKVGLPCAADCAIVDPELTMSVPPFVTAFTGLDALSHANEALAEKKNTPHSDLLAFEVVRLIKTYLPAAVADGSDREAREHLAFASNLAGIAFNESGVHIGHACAHALGHLYHVPHGVCCANLTPAVIELQARAYPEKMKRLGLIMGAKISTDEPGEIGKKAADAVRAFAKELGIPSLNEQGFTEAQILEALPIVLNDPLGYAYDGQITEEEIRFILKRAYRGSYGGN